The genomic region GGAACTCACGAAGGAATTGCTTGGTCTGGAGAAGATTGAAGATCAAAAGCCGCAGTTGCTCTCTTTTGTGTCGGAAGCTTTGAAGGCGTCTAACCGTGCCAAGGATTCGCTCAATGAATTGCTGAGCGCCATTCGTGGTAATGCCGATGCGGCAACACCTGCTATCGTGTTCTCGCCTTACATGATTATCGAAGACGTGGTCCGCAAGATTTCTCTGACCTTGCCGCCTAACGTGAAGGTGCATAGCGAGGAACTGGACAAGAACATTAAGGTCCGTGGTATTGTGGCCTCTCTCGACCGCATTATCAGTAACCTCGCGAACAACGCCCTGTTTGCTATGAAGGAAACGGGCGGCGGATCTCTGACCTTCAAACTTTATCCTGAAGTTCTCGAATCTCAACTGGTGACGCCTTATGCTCCGCCGGTTCCTGCTGGCTCGTATGCCAAGTTTGAAATCGCCGATACGGGCTCGGGTATGGATTCGAACACCCTGGAACGTATTTTTGCACCGTTTTTCACCACAAAGGCGCCTGGAGAGGGTCTTGGATTGGGACTTTCTTCGGCCTTAAGGCTGTTAAAAGAGGGAAATGCCTACTTTACAGTGCAGACAACGTTGGGTGAAGGAACTACATTTTATCTATATTGGCCAATGGAAACTGAAACGAAGGAGGGCTAGTGCCTACAATCCTGATTATTGATGACAACGAGCAGTTTAATTTGATGCTCAAGTCCGCCCTTGAGATCAAGGGTTACAATGTGGAAACGGCAAAGAACGGTAAAGAAGCCAAGACTCTTTACCAGAATAAGACCTATGACGTGATTATTACCGACATCATTATGCCGGACGTCAATGGCTACGAAGTCATTTTGGACTTGCGTCGCTTGAACATGAGCGATCGCACTATCGCCGTGAGCGGCGGTGGCCGTACC from Fibrobacter sp. UWT2 harbors:
- a CDS encoding response regulator, whose protein sequence is MPTILIIDDNEQFNLMLKSALEIKGYNVETAKNGKEAKTLYQNKTYDVIITDIIMPDVNGYEVILDLRRLNMSDRTIAVSGGGRTSAEYYLMTAQHFDAAATFNKPVDLQALRAKVEEIIKSHS